The Geoglobus acetivorans genome window below encodes:
- a CDS encoding TIM barrel protein, which produces MILGFQPDVEHCLEQAFEFAAENGFNHVELLMDHPHYHYSAIHPQQVSELSMSYEIDVLIHAPAITTNFLAISDVARQASYEELRKTLYFAEKSEAKVVTVHIGWNPGFITSRGFIFREEWFDRHNEKVLTEEFLPFVRENEIIAIENTIGISGGIKKGLERIINETDVWLTFDIGHYAVKEGHDLFRENFDRVINVHLHDNRGDFDEHLKLGAGSIDFSIIPKNYRNYLTLELRDEDAILESKEFIYAHGFWM; this is translated from the coding sequence ATGATTCTTGGTTTTCAGCCCGATGTTGAACACTGCTTAGAGCAGGCGTTTGAGTTTGCAGCAGAAAACGGTTTCAACCATGTGGAGCTTTTGATGGATCACCCCCACTACCACTATTCTGCCATTCACCCTCAGCAGGTTTCAGAGCTTTCCATGAGCTACGAGATAGACGTGCTGATACACGCTCCCGCCATTACCACCAACTTTCTCGCAATAAGCGATGTTGCCAGGCAGGCCAGTTACGAAGAGCTTAGAAAAACGCTGTATTTTGCGGAAAAAAGCGAAGCGAAAGTAGTTACAGTCCATATCGGATGGAATCCCGGTTTCATCACATCGAGGGGGTTTATTTTCCGGGAGGAGTGGTTCGACAGGCACAATGAGAAGGTCCTTACAGAAGAATTCCTGCCATTCGTCAGAGAAAATGAGATCATCGCAATAGAGAACACGATAGGCATTTCAGGAGGAATAAAGAAGGGTCTGGAGAGAATAATCAACGAAACTGATGTCTGGCTAACATTTGACATCGGACATTATGCGGTAAAAGAGGGACATGATCTCTTCAGGGAGAATTTCGACAGAGTCATAAACGTTCACCTCCACGATAACAGGGGCGATTTTGACGAACATCTGAAACTCGGCGCAGGGAGCATAGATTTCTCGATAATACCAAAAAATTACAGAAACTATCTGACCCTCGAGCTCAGAGACGAAGATGCGATTCTCGAGTCAAAGGAGTTTATCTATGCTCATGGTTTCTGGATGTGA
- the argB gene encoding acetylglutamate kinase — translation MEKVSTLLEALPYIKEFHGQTMVIKIGGHAMVSDEMLEQTVRDIMLLYFVGIKPVVVHGGGPEISEKMEKFGIKPKFIDGLRITDEDTIEIVEMVLDGKINSKIISYFIKNGAKAVGISGKDGLLVIARKKKVKKRIGESEVEVDLGYVGETEYVNPRILEILIDNGYIPVISPVAADLNGNIYNMNADIVAGDVAGALRAKKMIMLTDVNGIYRDVNDESSLISKMSAEELENLLKAGMLSGGMIPKAEAALNALKNGVEKVHIINGSIEHSILLELFTKEGIGTMVHR, via the coding sequence ATGGAAAAAGTGAGCACCCTTCTTGAAGCCCTCCCGTACATCAAGGAATTCCACGGTCAGACGATGGTAATCAAGATAGGCGGTCATGCAATGGTCAGCGATGAGATGCTCGAACAGACAGTGAGAGATATAATGCTGCTTTATTTCGTAGGCATTAAGCCCGTGGTCGTGCATGGAGGGGGGCCAGAGATAAGCGAGAAAATGGAGAAGTTCGGTATAAAGCCAAAATTCATCGACGGGTTGAGGATAACAGACGAGGATACGATAGAAATAGTAGAGATGGTTCTCGATGGAAAGATAAATTCAAAGATCATCTCATATTTCATAAAGAACGGTGCGAAGGCCGTTGGAATCTCAGGTAAGGACGGTCTGCTCGTCATAGCAAGAAAAAAGAAGGTGAAGAAAAGAATCGGTGAGAGTGAGGTCGAGGTCGATCTCGGCTACGTTGGCGAAACTGAGTACGTAAATCCCAGAATCCTGGAAATTCTGATAGATAACGGATACATTCCGGTCATATCGCCGGTTGCTGCAGATCTAAACGGTAACATATACAACATGAATGCAGACATTGTGGCGGGAGACGTTGCCGGAGCGCTCAGAGCCAAGAAAATGATCATGCTCACCGACGTCAACGGGATTTACAGGGATGTTAATGATGAAAGTTCACTCATATCGAAAATGAGCGCAGAAGAGCTTGAAAATCTTCTGAAAGCAGGTATGCTCTCGGGAGGCATGATACCCAAAGCAGAAGCTGCACTGAATGCCCTGAAAAATGGTGTGGAGAAGGTGCACATAATAAACGGCTCAATTGAACACTCAATTCTTCTTGAGCTGTTTACAAAGGAGGGAATAGGAACCATGGTACACCGGTGA
- a CDS encoding amino acid racemase gives MKRIGIIGGLSPESTLYYYQEFIRLSRENFESNVYPEMVIYSINFSEFLNSDWETRLKILSSAVKSLERAGAELLAIASNTPHKVLPELEKIAESDFVSIIDAVAERAREIGAERLLLTGTRTTMKEGFYRKELEKSGFEVTIPEEVEEINSIIFEDLVFGNLQRKNRLVEIINKYDADAVILGCTELPIAISEGDVKMNVIDSAREHVRLILRKAIE, from the coding sequence ATGAAAAGAATCGGAATTATTGGTGGACTTAGTCCTGAATCCACTCTGTACTACTACCAGGAGTTCATCCGGCTTTCGAGAGAGAACTTTGAAAGCAACGTGTATCCGGAAATGGTGATATACAGCATCAATTTCTCCGAATTTCTGAATTCTGACTGGGAGACGAGGTTAAAGATTCTCAGCAGTGCAGTAAAATCACTTGAAAGGGCAGGAGCAGAGCTGCTCGCAATCGCATCCAACACACCGCACAAAGTCCTTCCCGAGCTTGAAAAGATTGCAGAATCCGACTTCGTCAGCATAATCGATGCGGTGGCGGAGAGGGCAAGAGAGATTGGAGCAGAGAGGCTCCTGCTCACAGGAACAAGGACGACCATGAAAGAGGGATTCTACAGAAAAGAACTTGAAAAATCCGGATTTGAGGTCACAATTCCTGAAGAGGTTGAAGAGATCAATTCAATAATCTTCGAAGATCTCGTTTTTGGAAACTTGCAGAGAAAAAACAGACTTGTGGAAATTATCAATAAATATGATGCTGATGCAGTAATTCTCGGATGTACTGAACTGCCGATCGCCATCAGCGAGGGGGACGTGAAAATGAACGTAATAGATTCTGCCAGAGAGCATGTCAGACTGATACTGAGAAAGGCCATCGAGTAA